In Flavobacteriales bacterium, one DNA window encodes the following:
- a CDS encoding SDR family NAD(P)-dependent oxidoreductase has protein sequence MDVFYITGASSGIGEAIAELLLENTNNMVIGIARSRTIQHDRYKHHYIDLSQPWTDKIFKASSFNADKVVLINNAGSIGPIKPLGLHEEEEIKENYFLNIAAPSILCQQFISCFESSKSKCIILNISSGAGKQAIHSWSTYCASKSAMDMFSQALQLEYPAFKVFSIAPGIVDTAMQDEIREAKKSDFPDVDRFISYKEEGELASAELVAEKYVHFLNDCNKRKEVLYSIRDL, from the coding sequence ATGGACGTATTTTATATAACAGGTGCAAGTAGTGGAATTGGAGAGGCTATAGCCGAATTACTTTTAGAGAATACCAACAATATGGTTATCGGTATTGCTCGTTCACGAACCATTCAGCACGATAGGTATAAGCATCATTATATTGATCTTTCTCAACCTTGGACAGATAAAATTTTCAAAGCCTCGTCGTTTAATGCGGATAAAGTCGTGCTGATTAATAATGCAGGCTCTATAGGACCTATAAAGCCATTGGGGCTTCATGAAGAAGAAGAAATAAAAGAGAATTATTTTCTAAATATTGCAGCGCCAAGTATTTTGTGTCAGCAATTTATCTCCTGTTTTGAGAGTAGCAAATCCAAGTGTATCATATTAAATATCAGTTCTGGAGCAGGAAAACAAGCCATTCATTCATGGAGTACTTATTGTGCATCTAAATCTGCTATGGATATGTTCTCTCAAGCACTTCAACTCGAATATCCGGCCTTCAAGGTGTTCTCTATTGCACCAGGTATTGTGGATACCGCTATGCAAGACGAAATTAGAGAAGCTAAAAAATCGGACTTCCCAGATGTCGATCGTTTTATTTCCTACAAAGAAGAAGGCGAATTAGCATCGGCAGAGTTAGTTGCTGAAAAATACGTTCATTTCTTAAATGACTGCAATAAACGTAAAGAAGTACTGTACTCTATTCGTGATTTGTAG